Below is a window of Salvelinus alpinus chromosome 34, SLU_Salpinus.1, whole genome shotgun sequence DNA.
TCTCCGTCCACTTCagcgttctctctctccagtcgCTCCAGCTGGCGTGCCAGCTCTGTCTCATCGGTGTCTGTCACAACCTTCGCCTGGAGGGGAAGAAAACACACAGGAAGACAAACAAATTGACATTAAAAGCGCTATATCCTGAACCTTCTTGACGTTTTTAATGCTGTTTTAATGTGGTATCTCTGGTAAGTAAGATTTCCAATGTATTTATTacatacagttgtggccaaatatATTGGCACTCTTTCAGATTTCTTAAATAATTCGCTATTTATTTTCAAACAAGTTGAAATTGAAAACAAGTACCATCTCCGGGGTGATAATTTTACCCATgccatttgtttttattttctctATTTCAATTGTAAACTTAAGTTTACAATTAAATTGGTTATGCAATGTTGAAAAGCCAATAAGATGTGGCGACCACCAATTCTTtttcaatttcaaattattttagaGTAAATAGATTATTATTTATGAAAAGTACAAGTGACAGTatatttggccacaactgtatggCAGGGGTTTCAAGAACGTTTACATGAAACCTCCACCACCCCACCTCAACCAAGCTTGGTCTTTTCCATTTTCCCTCGCTTCCTGTAGTATCAAAAGACAGCAAAAAATATTTCAGCTGCAAATTGGACAATAAAGTTGCATTCTATTGCACCGACCTCCATCTGGATGTTGaagactcctctcttctcctcgatCTTTTCTTTGATGGCAGCCATGGCCTGGTTGAGGACAGAGAGCCCCTCCGTGCGCTCCAGCGTGGTGGTAGTCATGACATAGCGCGGCGGTGCTATCAGATTAATCTGTCAGAGAGCAGAAGACAGGTTTAGAGGGGATAAATCATGTGTTGGACTATGTTGTTGTGATAGACgttttcccggacacagattaagcccagTCTTGGACTAGAAGTCACTTTTAATTAATGCTTTTTTAGTCTAGGACTATACTATGTCTAATCTGGGTTCAGAAAAACAGACTGTTGAGGagtgtttgttgttgttattgacctTGATGGGCATGGCCTCTGTGGAGCAGCCTAGCCCCGCCCTCAATGCTTCTTTGACAGCATCAATGCCTTCGTAGCCATAGCAGGCCACCTCAATGTCTGAGGGAGAGACGTGTTAGTAATATGTTAGAATAATATTTTATTCTATCATACTATATCAAAACTCATCAAGCTACTGCTATGTAaatgatgtacaagtacacagGTAAGCTTTAGGTGTACTGTACAGCATGTACATACCTGCCCTGATTTTGACAGCCTGTGGTGTGAGTCTTCTGTTGATGTTGTCAATGAGCACagccttctcctcctctgtcaggTCCAGACAATCTAAAATGGCTGGGTCCCTGTGGGCCAAAACAGACAGTCCTGGGACGTCCAGTGCAATAGCCAAATAATATGTCTATTGTTGTGGGAGAAATGGATCTAGTCTAGAACCATTTTCTTCCATTTCTAGTTACAGAACGTTGCTGTTTTCAACACATTGGAACTAGGAATGAAAATAATTTTGTGGATCTCAACAAGAGAATCCCCTCCACCAACCCGGACCAGGATGTCAGTACTCACGCCACAGCCTGTTTAAAGACATCATAGGCTCCGTATCCAGGCCTCTTGTACTTCTCATCAAACACCCAGGCAGTGCGCGTGAACAGGCTCTCCAGCTGCTCCTCTTTAGTGTACTCCAGAACTTCAGCCACATGCCTCAATATGCTGTATACCTGTCATAGTCATATCAATAATAATACATATTTATATTGCGTTTTTCAAGAACCCAAGGTCGCTCATGACAGAAGACACACAGGTCTAAGTTTACCGGCAGaaatatttgagtatatatatatataatttgacAACACATTTAAAAGTACTATAATATAACATAACCAGCCCTTCTAAATTTTCAGCCCAATGCACAAGATGACATTGTACTAGCTGGTAGAGGTATTACACTATGAACATGGAGATGATGTGAGGACTTAGACAACATACCGTTTTGGATTTGGTGAATTTGTCTTCACACTTGATTGCCTCCTCGGGTGAAACTCTTCTCTTGGACAGATCAATgtagcctagagagagagagagagtagggaaatTAACCATCAGTCCTTGGGACCAGGCTACAAAACAAGCCATCACATCCACATAGACAGGACTCTTCCTCTCACCTTTCTCCT
It encodes the following:
- the eif2s1a gene encoding eukaryotic translation initiation factor 2 subunit 1a, producing MPSFSCRFYQHRFPEVEDVVMVNVRSIAEMGAYVSLLEYNNIEGMILLSELSRRRIRSINKLIRIGRNECVVVIRVDKEKGYIDLSKRRVSPEEAIKCEDKFTKSKTVYSILRHVAEVLEYTKEEQLESLFTRTAWVFDEKYKRPGYGAYDVFKQAVADPAILDCLDLTEEEKAVLIDNINRRLTPQAVKIRADIEVACYGYEGIDAVKEALRAGLGCSTEAMPIKINLIAPPRYVMTTTTLERTEGLSVLNQAMAAIKEKIEEKRGVFNIQMEAKVVTDTDETELARQLERLERENAEVDGDDEDGEMEAKAED